GGTTTTCCCTGAGAAAAGCCCTACGCAAAATTCCGATATATCTAAAGTAATATTTTAGTAGCCCTTTTGACTGAATGAAGCGCTAAGGTCACAAAACCAATACAAAACTGGAACCTTCTATAAAAGCTTTATCCATCTGTCATGGAGTCTGGACGTATGGCTCAAGCAAATTGCGCTGGTAGATTTCCCAGGTAGGCCGCCCAGTTAAATTCTCCAGCAGAAGTGAGGCGGGCCCGCCGTTTGGCGGAGGCCGAGGTCTGGAGCGCCAGATGGAGACTTGGCGTAGGCACAGCAATCAGGCGCTCGGCCCATTCAATGGCAACAATGCCTAGTGGCAAATCTTGCCCCGCCCAATACTGGTCTAGATACAGCGCTTCTGTTTCCGCTGGCTCCAGTCGATACAGATCCATGTGATAGAGCGGGATGCGCCCCTCGGTATATTCGTTCACGAGGGTAAACGTGGGGCTGACGATGGGGTCTGAAATGCCTAAACCAAGCCCAATGCCCTGGACGAGCGTGGTTTTGCCTG
The Thermoleptolyngbya sichuanensis A183 DNA segment above includes these coding regions:
- the tsaE gene encoding tRNA (adenosine(37)-N6)-threonylcarbamoyltransferase complex ATPase subunit type 1 TsaE, producing MTLDLPDAAATQRLGELLGRSLPAGSILLLEGDLGAGKTTLVQGIGLGLGISDPIVSPTFTLVNEYTEGRIPLYHMDLYRLEPAETEALYLDQYWAGQDLPLGIVAIEWAERLIAVPTPSLHLALQTSASAKRRARLTSAGEFNWAAYLGNLPAQFA